From the genome of Pseudomonas sp. AB6, one region includes:
- the pssA gene encoding CDP-diacylglycerol--serine O-phosphatidyltransferase, which produces MSERPEEPAQASDAESLLPIDEHVEEGHDAEGHKVRHRGIYLLPNLFTTANLFAGFYSIISSMSAQSALSAGDPAEASKYFGFSAIAIFIAMVLDGLDGRVARMTNTQSAFGAEYDSLADMVAFGVAPALLAFGWALGDMGKVGWMVAFIYVAGAALRLARFNTQVGKADKRYFIGLASPAAAGVVAGLVWAFSDYGIQGSKMSFLVALLVAAAGMLMVSNIKYNSFKELDLKGRVPFVAILAVVLVFAVVFSDPPRILLLIFLAYAASGPFQNLLKLRRHKSPE; this is translated from the coding sequence ATGAGCGAACGTCCCGAAGAGCCAGCCCAGGCCTCTGACGCCGAAAGCCTGTTACCCATTGATGAGCATGTTGAAGAAGGCCATGACGCCGAAGGGCATAAAGTCCGTCACCGCGGGATCTATCTGCTGCCTAATTTGTTCACAACGGCGAATTTGTTTGCCGGGTTTTATTCCATTATTAGCTCAATGAGCGCGCAAAGCGCGCTGAGTGCCGGAGATCCGGCTGAAGCGAGCAAGTATTTTGGTTTCTCTGCCATCGCAATTTTTATAGCGATGGTGCTCGACGGCCTTGATGGTCGAGTAGCACGTATGACTAACACGCAAAGCGCTTTTGGCGCTGAGTACGATTCCCTGGCTGACATGGTTGCGTTTGGCGTTGCTCCGGCTTTGCTGGCCTTTGGTTGGGCGCTGGGCGATATGGGCAAAGTCGGCTGGATGGTTGCATTTATCTATGTCGCTGGCGCTGCATTGCGACTTGCTCGCTTTAACACTCAAGTTGGTAAAGCGGATAAGCGCTATTTCATCGGCCTGGCCAGCCCTGCTGCTGCGGGCGTTGTCGCGGGTCTCGTCTGGGCGTTCAGCGATTACGGGATCCAAGGATCGAAGATGTCGTTTTTAGTTGCGTTGCTGGTTGCCGCGGCCGGCATGCTGATGGTGAGCAATATCAAATACAACAGCTTCAAAGAGCTGGACCTCAAAGGGCGCGTCCCGTTTGTAGCCATTCTTGCCGTAGTGCTGGTGTTTGCGGTGGTGTTCAGTGATCCGCCACGTATCTTATTGCTGATATTCCTCGCTTACGCAGCGTCCGGTCCGTTTCAAAATTTATTGAAGCTGCGTCGTCATAAATCCCCTGAGTGA